ACAGTCTTTCCATAGTGAGTAGGCCATCGATACAAACTTGGATTGGTCCAGAGTCGTCGACAATCATACATACGCCATTTTCAAGGGCGTCTGATACCCATATGTGGTCGCGCTCAGATTCCAAGGCAAGCAAAAAATCATAGTGCTCGCCATTTTTTCTTTCCATCTCTAAAATAATCATTTGAGATTCCTCCTAAATTTTTTATTTTTGAAGGAATCGCAATGTTTCACTCCTTCGAAGAAATTTTTCGAAAAGAAAAAGCACTTCGAAAGAGTGAAATCTCATTCTCAAAGTGCAAAACTAATTTAATTATAGCATATTTTACGCAAAAAGTCAATAGGCGTAGATTTTTGTGAAAATTCTGAATTTTCCGCAGGGCTAACCCGAGGACTTTTCAGATTTTCCATAAAAAATCGAGGCGTATTAAATTTTCCGCCAAAGATTATTTTCCATAGAAAGGCTGGGTTTTACAGTAGTTTTAAGCGCGTCGGTGGGCTTATTGAGAGAAAAGTGCGCGGCTCCAAGCGCTGCCACCATCGCCGCATTATCAGTGCAAAAATCCGGCAGGACAAACTTCACGCCACCAGATAATTTTTCATCAAGACGGCGAATCAACTCATCCCTGAGTGCCAGATTGGCGGCCACGCCACCAGCCACAACCACTGTTTTTATGGCGAATTTTTCTGCCGCTTTTTCTAATTTATCAGCCAAAGTTTCAACGGCGGTTTTTTGGAAACTTGCCGCAAAATCTGCTTTTTGTTCTTCATTAAGAAGCCCAGCCAACTCAAAAGAAGGGAAATTCATATCCACGCCGACTTCTTTTTGGACTGCTCGAAGCACGGCTGTTTTTAGTCCAGAGAATGAAAAATCAAACTCGCCTGCCAATTTTGCTTTTGGCAATTTGTATTTCGAAGCATCGCCGTTCTCGGCCACCTTAGAAATCGCCGGACCACCAGGATAGGGCAAACCAAGAATTTTAGCAACTTTGTCGAACGCCTCGCCAACTGCGTCATCTTGAGTTTGACCCAAGATTTCGAAGTCGCCGTGACCTTTCATCAAGACGATTTGCGAATGTCCACCGCTTACCACCAGCGCCAAAAAGGGAAATTCGGGTCGGGTTTCTTCATCCAAAAACGCACCATAAATATGTGCTTCAACGTGATGAACAGGGAAGAGTGGCTTGCCGAGAACGCTTGCGTAAGTGTGCGCGGCAAGATTGCCGACAAGCAAAGAGCCGTTAAGGCCCGGCGCAAAACTAACCGCAATCGCGTCAATTTGATCCCAGTCGAGATTGGCGCGAGAAAGGGCGCGGGAGACGACAGGATTGATGACTTCGATATGCGAACGCGCTGCCACCTCTGGCACGACACCGCCAAATTCGGCGTGAATGTCAATTTGCGAGACAACTTCATTGGAGAGAAGCCTCAACTTGGGCGAAGAACTTTCAGAAATTTCGCTCGGCGTAAACTCAACCACCGCAGCGGCAGTTTCATCGCAAGTTGATTCAATTCCCAAGATTTTCATTCTTAAATTATACCATTTTCTTGAAGAAAAGGCAAAAATTTAACCAAAGTCAATAAGTTTCTTGAGTTCTTGGAATTTGACTGAAAAGAATATTTATGATAAAATATTCCCACGAAATTAGAAAGGTATCTCCCAAGCGGAGATGGTAACTTAAGATGTTAGAATTAAGAAATTTGACTTTAATTTATAGTGATGAAAACGCCGATGCGCGAATTATGGAGGCCGAGACTACGCGGGTTTTTAAGAAATTTCGCTACTTAAAGGTTGAGGGAAAATGCTGGAGACCACCAAACAGCAAATTCTGCTCGGCACGATTCTTAAGATGTATATCAGGCGAGATATCGATCAGTTAGCTCTGGACTGGGATACGATTGAGGAGGAATTCGATAAAGCTTGGCTGAGGTTTTTGGCGGTTGAGAATGTTTTTATTAAAAGTAAAGAGAATGAAACCTTCGAGAATCTAATGAAACAACTTAAATTTTTTGTTTTTGTAGAGGAAGTCCAAAGGCGAAATTATCGGTATGGAATCACCAAAAACATCACGCATTATCGTCCGACTAATTTTTTCTTGAATGATAT
This sequence is a window from bacterium. Protein-coding genes within it:
- the tsaD gene encoding tRNA (adenosine(37)-N6)-threonylcarbamoyltransferase complex transferase subunit TsaD, with the translated sequence MKILGIESTCDETAAAVVEFTPSEISESSSPKLRLLSNEVVSQIDIHAEFGGVVPEVAARSHIEVINPVVSRALSRANLDWDQIDAIAVSFAPGLNGSLLVGNLAAHTYASVLGKPLFPVHHVEAHIYGAFLDEETRPEFPFLALVVSGGHSQIVLMKGHGDFEILGQTQDDAVGEAFDKVAKILGLPYPGGPAISKVAENGDASKYKLPKAKLAGEFDFSFSGLKTAVLRAVQKEVGVDMNFPSFELAGLLNEEQKADFAASFQKTAVETLADKLEKAAEKFAIKTVVVAGGVAANLALRDELIRRLDEKLSGGVKFVLPDFCTDNAAMVAALGAAHFSLNKPTDALKTTVKPSLSMENNLWRKI